The sequence CTAAGGAAGTATCCCAAGTTTCCTCCACAGGTTCTGTGGTGATAACGTCCGGTTCCTTTAACAAATCGAATAAATAAGCGATTTCCTCCTCTGACTGCGCTGTGGTTGGAGACGGGGAATCCACGGAAATGATGGTATCCGCTTCTGGTTCCTTTAACAAATCGAGTAAATGGGCGATCGCTTCTTCTTCTTCTTGTGTGGGTGGAGTCGGGGAATCTGCGGGGGTGATGGTATCCGCTTCCCTTAAAAAATCAAATAAATGGGCGATCGCTTCTTCTTCTGCTGCTGTGGGTTCTGCGGGGGTGACGGTATCCGCTTCCGGTTCCCTTAACAAATCAAATAAATGGGTGATATCCTCTTGTTCTGTGGGTCGAGTAGGAGCATCGGCGACAGCGTTAATTTCCGGTTCAGACTCTGGCTTTAGGGGTGGAAATACAGAGGTAGGAATTATCGTGTTATCATCAGGTGCTGCTTGTGGGGTTGTGAGTAGCTCAAATAAATTAGCGATCGCATCTTCATCACCAGGAATCAAAGAATTATTCGGCGTAGTAGCGATGTCAGAGGTTTCCTCCTCATACGCCGACAACACCTCACCTAAATTACCAGTCCACTCCTCCTCCATAGCAATATACTTAGGTACAGGGGCGATCGTGTCTCCCTCTTGCTCCTCATAGTTCCATAACTGTTCCCCAAAATTACGCAGTAATTCTTGTCCGGGAGTATTGAGTAAAATTTCATCAGGGATATGGTTGTCAGGAAAATTCAACACAGTTTCTTGTGGTGTAATTATTTCTACGATTTCCACCTCTTCTAGATCTTCATCCTCATACTGCGTGGCTAAATTCCGCGTCAACAACCTGATCCCGATATCATAAGCCAATTCCCCAATTTTACCGATGCCAAGTTCCCCCAGTTGTACCATCCGTGTAGCCAACTGAAGGTTTGGTGCGGGAGAATTGAGCAATTTTTCACCAAAAATTAACAGCCAATTCAGCCACCGCTCATCAGTGATGCGATTTTCCATCCGCTGCAGATACTTCACAGCCCATTGCTTCCCTCTCCCCTGATACACACCCTCCAGCAGCTGAGTAAACATTAACTCCAAATCCGCGTTCGTGAGTTCAGGTAGCGAAACTACCACCTTGCGTCTACTGACAGCATGGAGAGAATGCATCTTCCGACTACCAAAGAAGCGCTTTAACCACTTTCTGAGCCACCGAAATAGGCGCCTGAGCATCTACCACTCTCTTAGATTTTGTTTCTACTAGATTGTAGCGATCGTTGTGTTAAAAAAGTGAGTATTTACGTAAAAACCCAATAAGTGTATCACTATATCTTTAAAAAACTCAATATTGGGGGAGAGGAGAGGGGTTAGGGGCTAGTGAGTTTTGATGCTAACTTCACACTTCATCCTTCATCCTTCATGCTTCATACTTCATCGTTAACTTGGTTGGCGGCGTAGAATTGATTAATCAACGCTTGGATGATCGCTTCTGGATCATCTGTTTCCAGCGCTAACTGTTGCGCCATCTGCTGGCACAAGTTTTCATCCTGCTGTAACATGACAAACAACTCTTCTAGAGTAATAGTTTGTTGCTCGTCTTCTGGGGTAATTTCTGTGACATCTGTTTCTTCTGTGACTGAATAGCCATCCTCCAGAACAGGAGTTGCACTGATACCATCCGGCCCCGCATACTCCCATATGGGTTCGCCTTGGTTGCGTGTTAATAGCTGCATTCCGATTTCGTAAGCGACATCACCCACATCACCCACACCCAAATCTCCTAGTTGTACCAATCGCATTGCTAGTTCATTATTCGGGGCTGAAGATGCTAATAATTTTTCACCGAAGCGTCGTAACCACTCGATCCAGTGCTCTGTAGGGACGCGATGCTCTATTTTATCCAGCCATTTTTGCGCCCATGCTTGTCCCCGCACCTGATGTACCCCTTCTAAGAGTTCATTGAAGAGAAATTCCAAATCCGTATCGTTTAACACTGGCGCTGGTTCCTTTTGCACAACCCTCTGCGCTCTTGAGGATTTTGACTTGCTTCCAAACAAGCTTTGAAAAAACCTTTTGAACCACTGAACTAGCCGCCTGAGCATGTGCTGCACCATTGAGTATTAGTTACCCTAAGATTGTAGCGATCGCACGCTACCATAGCGTCAATCAAAATTGTGATTTGTGAGTTGTCATTTCTCCCCTATTCCCCAGTTCCCTGATGCTTTTGGGCTGAGTAGTTTACAATGATGAAGTCATAAACTCGACTGGGTGCTGCAATCCATGTCCTACGAACCTCTGCACCACAAGTACCGCCCGAAGAGTTTTGCTGAACTGGTGGGCCAAGAGGCGATCGCTACTACCCTCATAAACGCGATTCGATCCGCTAAAATTGCTCCGGCTTATTTGTTTACTGGCCCCAGAGGTACGGGGAAAACTTCCAGCGCTCGAATTTTGGCTAAATCTCTCAATTGTCTGCAAAGTGATGTACCAACGCCTTCACCATGCGGTGTCTGCGATGTTTGTCAGGGAATCACTAAAGGCTATTCTTTGGATGTAATTGAAATTGACGCCGCCAGCAACACAGGAGTTGATAATATTCGTGAGGTGATTGAGAAAGCGCAGTTTGCTCCTGTGCAGTGTCGTTACAAAGTTTATGTGATTGATGAATGTCACATGCTCAGTACTCAGGCATTCAATGCGCTACTCAAGACACTAGAAGAACCACCGAAATATGTGGTGTTTGTCTTAGCTACAACCGACCCCCAGCGAGTGCTACCCACAATTATTTCTCGCTGTCAGCGGTTCGATTTTAGACGCATCAATTTAGCGGCGATGGTTAAACATTTGCGAGCGATCGCTGATAATGAAAAGATTTCTATCTCTGCTGATGCGGTGACATTGGTCGCCCAAATTGCTCAGGGAGGATTGCGGGATGCAGAAAGTCTGCTGGATCAATTAGCGCTGTTATCGGGAGAAGTAGTTCCCGATCGGGTGTGGGATTTAGTGGGTTCAGTCAGCGAGCGAGATTTATTAACTCTGCTAAATGCGATCGCTCAAGATCACCCAGAAACAGTCCTCGATTGTCTCCGAGCCATCCTCGATCGCGGACGAGAACCCCTGACAATTCTCCAAAATCTCGCCGCTACCTACCGCGATTTACTCATAGCCAAAACTGCACCCAACCGCCAAGATTTGGTTAGTTGTACCGAGCAAACTTGGCAAGCCTTAGTTGATTTTGCTCACAAGTTAGATATGAGCACAATTTTAGCAGGACAAAAACACCTCAGAGAAGCCGAACTGCAGCTGAAAAACACCACCCAGCCGCGTTTATGGTTGGAGGTAACATTACTCGGATTATTACCTAGCGCCAATTTCGCCCCACCTCGCTACACACCCCCAGCAGCAACCAACCATCACCGTGTCAACACCCCCATTCAAAATGGAACAACTCCCCATAGCGCCCCTCCAGCTAACTTAGCGCCGTCACCACCACCAGAAACCATATCTCTACCTCAACCACCTGCTGCAGAAAAACCTCTAACACCGCCAGAACCGATCACTTCACCCGCGCCAGAACTAGATGAAGCCATACAACATGATTTGACTCAAATTTGGCAACAAGTATTAGGTAATATTCAGCAAATTCCTAAACGAGAATTGCTGCGTCAAATGTGTGACCTGATTGAGTTTGACGGTAATTTTGCTCGTGTCGGCGTCAAATCAGCTTGGTTAAAAAGAGTACAATCTGATTTGTTGATGATCACCACAGCTTTTAACCACACCTTTCAACGTGAAATCAACGTCAGTTTGGAAACAGGAACTGGTTCCACCCCCACCACAGCCAAAAAAGCACCCACTCCCCAAAACTCCACCCGCGCACAGCAACCAGCCCCCCCTCCAGCGCCATCACCAGCGCCACCCCCACCCCCAAAAATCGACTCATCACCCCCACCCAAACCCCAACCACCTCTAGCAAACTGGGAACATGACGAAGCCACAACCGCAGCTCAACGTTTAGCAGAGTTTTTCCAAGGTCAAATTGTCCGCCTGTCTGATGATGCATTAGACTTATCGGAGCCGATGACTTCCTCTGATTTGATATATGAATTAGATATTGATGATGATTAAGAGATGATTTGTAGAGTAAATGTATGGTATGTTGTCGCCAAGCGCCGCACCGTCAAGAATTTAAGGTGCGTTAGGAACGAGAGTACGGCGCCAAGATCAAGCGGTGCGTTACGGCAATTTATACTGTTGCTCATACCCAAATGCTGTTACTCCCGTAACACACCCTACGGAATATTTACTGTTCCCTATTCCCTGTTCCCTATCCCCACTGGAAGACTTGTTCAGCAAGCCCTATTTAAATATCAAATCCAAGCGCTGCTGGCTGGCTTCTAGGGCTGCAGTGGGAGACATTTTTCTTAATAATACAGCTTCAATGGCACGACCTAAATTTTCAGAAATGCGATTATAAGCGGGAAAATTGGGACGCGATCGCCCATATTTAGCTTGGTCTAAAAACACTTGAACTTGGGGTAATTTCTGGATAAATTCTTGATATTTGGCACTTTGTCGAGACTTTAAATTCACAGGTAAATAGCCAGTTCCTTTAGCTAATTCTGTCTGAAATTCTGCACTTAAAACATATTCAGCAAATTTAAAAGCCGCTTGTTCTCTTTGACGATGAGTTTTGAAAAAAAACAAATTCTCTCCACCAATGCTAGTAGCAGGTTTTTGGGCTATGGGAATTGGGAACACAGCAAAATCAACACCAGTTGCTTGTAATTCTCCCAAAGACCAAGGGCCATTTAATTGCATGGCGATTTTACCAGCTAGTAAGTCTGCTGTTTCATAGCCCCGTTCTGGTGCAGATAATACAGCCGCACCACTTGTAATTAAATCACGCCAAAATTCTAAAGCAGCGATCGCTGGTTGAGAATCTTGCAACACTACCCCAGCCGCACTGGGAGAATCACTATTGACCAATTCACCGCCACTACTCCACATAAATGGTAGCCAAGTAAAGACAGTAAATTCTCCTTTACCTAAAGGTAGCCCCATTCCGTATTGATCTATGCGTCCATCACTATTAATATCACGAGTTAATTTCTCAGCAGTTTGTTTTAACTCTTCCCAAGTCCGGGGTAAATTAGTAATTCCTGCGGCTTGAAATAAGCTCGGACGATAAAAAATCCCGACGTTATTTGTCGCAAAAGGTATAGACCAAATCTGACGTTTATACGTCATACCCGCGAATAAACTAGGGTCAATTTCCGCTTTTATTGGTGAATTTTCCAGAAATTTATCTAAAGGAATCAAAGCATTTAAATCAACTAACTGACCAGCGATCGTCGGGTTATACCACAATAAATCTGGAGGCGCATTTCCCACAACTGCTGTGAGAATCTTGGGCATTTGTTGATCCTGTTGCCCAATATAAAGTGACTCGACTTGAATATGGGGATGGTTTTGATTAAAGTTATCTATCAATTTTTGTAAGACATCTCGATTGGCAGGCGGATTCACTCCATGCCATAAAGTAATATGAACGACTTGACTATCTTTAACTCTCGGCAAAATTGTTGAAAATACACTTACAGCTAAGATGCTCAAAAGCAATAAAAGTAGCCAGTTTCTTAGGGAATGTATCATTGTTTCTTTATGATTTGTTATTTCGTTATCTCTCCCTCACCTCCCCACCCCTGATTAGCCTGAATGGGTATATCCTAATTTTGTCAGCACGTTTAAATAAGTTCAGATTATGGCGGGACATAGTAAATGGGCAAATATTAAGCGTCAGAAAGCGGTAGTGGATGCTAAGAGGGGAAAAACTTTTACTCAGCTGTCGCGGGCGATTATTGTGGCGGCTAGAAGTGGTATACCTGATCCATCAGGAAATTTTCAGCTGCGGACAGCGATTGACAAGGCTAAGGCTGCGGGTATTCCTAACGAAAATATTGAAAGAGCGATCGCTAAAGGTGCAGGTACATTCGGCTCTGATCATCATAGCTTAGAAGCGATTCGCTACGAGGGCTACGGCATAGGTGGTGTAGCAATTTTAATTGAAGCCCTGACGGATAACCGTAATCGAACTGCGGCTGACTTGCGGGCAGCTTTGAGTAAAAATGGTGGCAATTTGGGAGAAACAGGTTGCGTTAGCTGGATGTTCGCCCAAAAGGGTGTGTGTGTGGTATCGGGAATAGTCGATGAGGAACTGCTGTTAGAAGCTTCCCTCGAAGGCGGTGCGGATTATTATGAAATGTCTGCAGACGAAATCGCCGAAGTGTTTACCGAAATTGAAAATTTAGAAACTCTACAGCAAACACTCAAAGAAAAAAGTTTTTCAGTTACTGATGTCGAATTACGCTGGATTCCCAGTAATTATGTTGAGATTATTGATCCAGAGCAAGCGCGATCGCTCTTGAAGTTAATTGATACTCTAGAGGCATTAGATGATGTGCAAAATGTCACATCTAATTTGGAAATGGCAGAAGAACTGATGGGGAGGTGGGGGGATGGGGAGGTGGGGTGATGGGGTGATGGGGGGATGGGGGGATGGGGGGATGGGGGGATGGGGGGATGGGGGGATGGGGGGATGGGGGGATGGGGGGATGGGGGGATGGGGTGATGGGGAGGTGGGGTGATGGGGTGATGGGGTGATGGGGTGATGGGGCGAGCCTTTGAGCCTGAAGCGTGAGCCTTTGAGCCTGAAGCGTGAGCCTCTGAACCTGAAGCGTGAGCCTTTGAACCTGAAGCGTGAGCCTTTGAGCCTCAAGCGTCAGCCTTTGAACCTCAAGCGTCAGCCTTTGAGCCTCAAGCTTGGACTTCAGAACTCAAAACATCCTATTCAGAACCCAAAGCTTCCGTCCCATCCCCCCACCTCCCCATCTCCCCATCTCCCCATCCCCCCACCTCCCCACACTCCCCACCTCCCCACACCCCCATTTGCTCTAACAAGGGCGATCGCGTAAAAATAATAAATAAATTGCTGTAATTTCTCTTAACAATGCCGCTAATGCAGCTGTCTCCAACCCCCTCCCCACTCTCAATACCAACGGACAAGCGGGGATTCGATTATGATTTGGTTATTGTGGGCGGCGGGATTACTGGATTAACCCTAGCCGCAGCTTTAAAGGATTCTGGCTTGAGTGTATTGCTGATCGAAGCCAAGGTCGCATCAGCCGCTGTCGCTAAAGGACAAGCCTATGCGGTGCATATGCTTTCGGCGTTGATTTACCAAGGAATTGGCGTTTGGGACAAAATGTTACCCCAAATCGCTAAATATCGCCAAGTTCGCCTTTCTGATGGTGATTATTCCCAAGTGGTGGAATTTACCACCAGCGATTTAGGTACGCCGGAGTTGGGTTATGTGGCGGAACACCAAGCGCTGCTGGAGCCTTTGCAAGAGTTTGTCCAAGATTGTCGCCATGTGACTTATCTGTGTCCAGCGGAAGTTGTCAAGACAGACTACCAGACGGAAATGGTAGCCGTTGATATCAAAATTGCTGGGGAAATACGGACAATCCGCAGTAAATTATTGGTAGCCGCTGATGGGTCGCGATCGCCAATTCGCCAAGCGGCGGGAATTAAAACCTTGGGCTGGAAGTATTGGCAATCATGCATTGTGGCGTTTGTCAAGCCTGAAAAACCCCATAATGATACAGCCTACGAAAAATTTTGGACTAGCGGCCCCTTTGCGATTTTACCTCTGCCAGGGAACCGCTGCCGAATTGTCTGGACAGCACCCCATGAAGAAGCAAAAGCTTTGTGTGCTTTGGATGACGAACAATTTTTAGCGGAACTCAGCCGTCGCTATGGTGATCATATGGGTAAGTTGGAGTTATTGGGCGATCGCTTTATTTTCCCGGTACAACTAATGCAAAGCGATCGTTATGTCCTCCCTCGACTGGCTTTAATTGGTGACGCTGCTCACAATTGTCATCCTGTAGGTGGACAAGGTTTAAATTTGGGGATTCGAGACGCAGCTGCTTTAGCGCAAGTCCTCGAATCAGCAACCCTCGCGGCTGAAGATATCGGCAAAATTCAAGTCCTCAAACGCTACGAACGCTGGCGCCAGTTAGAAAATCTGACAATTTTAGGTTTTACCGATTTGTTAGACAGGGTATTTTCCAATAACTTTTTACCAATTTTGCTAGCTCGACGCCTGGGTTTATGGATTATGCGCCGATTACCTGCATTGAAAGTTTTCACTCTCAAATTGATGATTGGTTTGAAGGGACAGACTCCAGAATTAGCGAAGCGGTAAAATCACCTAACCATCTATGTGGAGGCGTTGCCATGCAACGCCTCTAATATATCGCAATTAATATGAAATGGTGATTTTTTTAGTTAATCGAACCTTTATAATTTCCACATCAATTTTTATTGTTTATTGTTGATGTTTTTATACAACTTGATGTTGACAAACAAAATTTATTGCAGTCAGTCCTAGTCTAAGTTTTGCCCAACTTATCACTGACAATCTATCTTGTTGATGTGAAATAAATTATATTTCACCAATAATTATTTTCTCTTATATTAAAAATTTAAATATTAATTCAGGCTCGATTTTTTGTTTAATAGCCAACAAATTTTGTAGATTGTTGTTACGGCAGTGCGTAAACTAGGTGCATCTCATTAGTTCTGACGTGTATTAGTTTGTAGTGAGGGCTTTAGTCTTCGTTGTTATCGCTTAAACACTGACTACAAATTCATCAAAATTAATGGGACAGACTACTAGTGATGCGTTTCATTGTTCGGTAAAATTCCTATTTTATTTTGGGGATATGGATGAGTAATTTTGCTGCTTTGAGAGCGCAAAGTTTTTCCTCAATAATTTAGGACTTTTATAGAGCTATCAATTCATCATCGAAACAACATGTTTTCTTGGACAATCTCATAATTTGGTTAAATTGTCATGCTTAAATTTATCGCTCCCAATGAAATTCAAATAGAATTATCCTGGAAAAGAGCACTGGGTTGTAACAGCAAAGACCCGGTAAAATTCGGTGATATCACTGTCATTCTTAACGGAGATTTGCTCTGCTACCACGATTTATATCATCTAGAAGTTTCCTGTTTAAAAAGAATCAAAATGGGAAAATATCAAGTAAGTGGAATTCATGGAATCAATTCGCCAATATTTCATGATGAACCAATTGTCGCTGAATATAGCGGTCTTTTAGATGAAGCTCGTGTAGCATTTCATGAATGCCTAACTCGCACAACAATTTTTAATACACTCAAGTTGTTAGGCTGGATGATTTGGTTAATTACACAGCGCATAAATCCCATTGGCGTTTTAATTGAGCACTTGCGGGTATTAAATCGTGACATTCTTTTTTTACATGGAAAAAATAAATTAATTGCTCGATTAAGATAACTGCTGGAATTTTTATTTGTTATTTGTACAATTTTTAGGTGGATTGATGCTGTGTGGTATGGTTTGGTTGATGCTCACTGAATAACTTCACAAGACTAAGTTTCAAGGGATCAAACATACCCTATCGAGCCAGTAGCAACACATCTATCAACTGGAAAATTTATATTTTTTGGCAAAAATTAAAAATTTAACCAGAAAAAGTGATTACACTGCCCGCTAGTAGTGCTAGAGTTTCAAGAAATTAATCTGAAATTTTCAGCGGGTATCCATGCTGAAGCATCTCAAAAAAAATCCAGTTCCGATAATTGCGGGTGCAGGACTATTTGCCTTTTTAGCAGGCGCAATGGTGTCAGCGCCGGAAATTGGCAAATCCTTAGGACAATGGCTCAAACCAGGCGATGGTAAGCCTGAACAGATATCTGAAGCTACCAAAGCTCAATCGTCTGTGTACCCATTGGTATCAGAATCTTTGCCAGAAAGAGCAGCAAAGCTAGCAGCCATAGCTCAGGATTCTCGCTCACCAGATCAAAAACGCGCTCGTTATCTGTTAGCGAGTGATTACATTGAGAGAACCCAAGCTAAAAAAGCTCTGGCTTTGCTGACAGGCTTAGAAAAAGACTATCCTATCCTCGCGCCCTATATTTTGCTCAAACAGGCGCAAGCTGAAGATATGCTGGGTGAGGAAGGTAAAGCCTCGGATTTAAGGCAAAAAGTCCTGAAACAATATCCCCAAACCGCCGCTGCAGTTAAAGCTATTTATTTAATCGCCCAACCGAAGCTTCAAGATACAGCGATCGCTAAATTTCCTTCCCACCCCCTAACTTGGGAAATTATCCGCAAGCGGTTGCAAGAAAATCCCGAACAGCCACAATTACAGTTAATTTTGGCAAAATATGCCACAGACCAACCCGGAATTGTGGGAGTGTTGGATAGTCTCGTCAAACAACCAAACCTCACACCAGCAGACTGGGAACTTATTGGAGCGGCTTACTGGCTCAATAGTGAATTTGGCAAAGCTGCAAAAGCTTATACCAAAGCACCACCCACAGCCGAAAGCCTCTACCGAATTGGTCGCGGTTTACAAATTGAAGGGAAAGAAAAGGAAAAGGCGATCGCCACCTACAAACAACTGCTACAGCAATTCCCAGAGGCGCGGGAAACGGGAACTGCTCTACTCCGTCTCGCAGAATTAGCCAAAACCCGCAAAGATGCAATACCATATCTCGACCAAGTAGTCAATAAATTTCCTGACATCGCCGGTCAAGCCCTAGCAGAAAAAGCCAAAATTTTGCAAGGACTCAAAGATAATCAGTCAGCCGCCAAAACTTGGCAATTACTCCTGAGCAAGCACGGTAATTCGGAAGAAGCCGCAGAATATCGCTGGAAAATTGCCCAGGAAAAGGCTAAAGCTAAAGATTACCTCGGTGCTTGGCAATGGGCAGAACCAATTACAACCAACAACCCCAACAGTATTTTGGCTCCCAGAGCGGGTTTTTGGGTGGGTAGATGGGCAACTAACCTGGGAAAACAGCAAGAAGCGAAAACTGCCTATGAGTACGTGTTGAGTCAGTTTCCTCAGTCATATTATGCTTGGCGATCGGCGTCAACTCTAGGACTGAATGTCGGCAACTTTAACACGTTGCGGCAAATGAACCCGGAATTAGTCCCCTTTCAACGCCCAGTCCCAACTGCAGGTTCTGAGACTTTTAAAGAATTGTATCTGCTAGGGCAAAACCGCGATGCTTGGTTGCAATGGGAAACAGAATTTCAAAACAAAACTAAACCCACCGTCGCCGAACAATTTACTGAAGGGTTAATGCGGCTGGCGAATGGCGAAAATCTCATCGGAATTGACAAAATTTCTAAATTGGAAGACAGGGAAATTCCCGCCGAACAAGCTGAATATCAAGCCCTCAGCAAACAAATCATCTACTGGCAAGCTCGATATCCCTTTCCATATTTTCAAGAAATTGTCAAGTGGTCGAATGAACGCAAGCTGAATCCCTTGCTAGTTACGGCTTTAATCCGACAGGAATCGCGGTTTGAGTCGAAAATTAAATCTGTCGCCGGGGCTACTGGGTTGATGCAGGTAATGCCGGATACAGCTAAATGGATTGCACCGCAAATTAAGTTGAATACCAAGGATATTAATTTAGAAAATCCCAACAACAACATCATGTTGGGGACTTGGTATTTGGATCATACCCACGAGCAATATAACAATAACACTCTGCTGGCGATCGCTAGTTATAATGCTGGCCCTGGTAACGTTTCCAAATGGTTGCAAACTCTCTCTACCAAAGACCCAGATGAATTTGTGGAAGAAATCCCCTTTGATGAAACCAGAAATTATGTGCGTCAAGTACTTGGTAATTACTGGAATTATTTAAGGCTCTACAACCCGGAAATTTCTAGCATTGTTAGCAAATACTCTGCTGAACACCCGAAGCTACCAACACAATAAATTTGGGAAATGGGGCATAGGAAATTTCCTTTGTCCCCCATTTCTTCTAGGCTGCTTGCAGGTTGCGTGGACGATAACGCAGAATTATCATTGACGGTAAACTTGAATCTGTCGGTTCATATGTCTCATAGTGGCTATAATCCCAAATTTGGTTTTCATCGCCGTAATGAGAGGCAGTGTATGTAGTTTTGTAGTTGCGAGTACCAATGTGCAGTTGATTGGTAATAAATTTTTGTAACGCTTCTTCCATTAGCGTCGGTAAAAAAGCAACTTCTCCACTCAATGCTTCCGCTTCACAATCTGCACAAGGTAATTCTACAAAAACTGTCCCTTTCATCTTCCTGTTCCTCCCGTAAATACGCAAATCCACTTTTTGGTTGCTGGGTCTTGTTTCAATTCAAAAGTTGCCCCAATTTTACTAGCACGATTGCGGCATATTTCCACCGCTTTGCTTCTATTTTTAGTATCTAGCGGATCTTCCCAAGTACCTACTTCTCTAATTTCGTCTGGATATTGGGTATAGTCTTCGTGTTGAAATAATCTACCATTGGGCGTCAGTTTTACTTTACGCCCTTTGTCGTTTTGATACACGAAGTAGACAACGGTTCCACCCAGAATCCCAACTCCCACCAGCACGCACCCTACGCCAGCAGTACCGGCACACAGAGCCACTGGTGCTAACACAGCTGGGTTAGCGTTGGCTGGACGCGAAAAATCTGAAAAAGGGAGCGCCAGTGATATTGCAACAGCAATACCCTGTTGAAAATTGACGTTAATTTTTGGCATAATGTGATTACCAAATTTTGGATAGAGAAGCGCTTTAGTTTACGAGACGGGGCGCTTTCTCTATGTTCTCATAGTAGACCATCGTACGACGTTTGACAATAGAAATGAGACAACAATTTACATTAAAGGAGAAGTTTCAGGTAGATACGGTGAAAATCAGGCGCTACACAGATGTTGAAGTTATGGGATTAGGAGCAAAAATCAAACAAGCTAGAAATCTGGATGGGCGTTCAGTAGAAATTTTGGCGGGAGAGGCAGAAATTAGCCGTTCTTACTGGCATGACATCGAGGCAGAAAAGGTGAGAGATGCTTTACCAGAAGTTACTTTGAGAAAGATTGAGCGAGTACTTGGCGTTGATTTTGGGATCAGCTTCAATGGCGAAGCCTCCAACAATTCCAGATAAAATAGTTTAGAAAAGTTGCCAAATAGCTGACTCATGACACCACA is a genomic window of Fortiea contorta PCC 7126 containing:
- a CDS encoding DNA polymerase III subunit gamma/tau translates to MSYEPLHHKYRPKSFAELVGQEAIATTLINAIRSAKIAPAYLFTGPRGTGKTSSARILAKSLNCLQSDVPTPSPCGVCDVCQGITKGYSLDVIEIDAASNTGVDNIREVIEKAQFAPVQCRYKVYVIDECHMLSTQAFNALLKTLEEPPKYVVFVLATTDPQRVLPTIISRCQRFDFRRINLAAMVKHLRAIADNEKISISADAVTLVAQIAQGGLRDAESLLDQLALLSGEVVPDRVWDLVGSVSERDLLTLLNAIAQDHPETVLDCLRAILDRGREPLTILQNLAATYRDLLIAKTAPNRQDLVSCTEQTWQALVDFAHKLDMSTILAGQKHLREAELQLKNTTQPRLWLEVTLLGLLPSANFAPPRYTPPAATNHHRVNTPIQNGTTPHSAPPANLAPSPPPETISLPQPPAAEKPLTPPEPITSPAPELDEAIQHDLTQIWQQVLGNIQQIPKRELLRQMCDLIEFDGNFARVGVKSAWLKRVQSDLLMITTAFNHTFQREINVSLETGTGSTPTTAKKAPTPQNSTRAQQPAPPPAPSPAPPPPPKIDSSPPPKPQPPLANWEHDEATTAAQRLAEFFQGQIVRLSDDALDLSEPMTSSDLIYELDIDDD
- a CDS encoding ABC transporter substrate-binding protein codes for the protein MIHSLRNWLLLLLLSILAVSVFSTILPRVKDSQVVHITLWHGVNPPANRDVLQKLIDNFNQNHPHIQVESLYIGQQDQQMPKILTAVVGNAPPDLLWYNPTIAGQLVDLNALIPLDKFLENSPIKAEIDPSLFAGMTYKRQIWSIPFATNNVGIFYRPSLFQAAGITNLPRTWEELKQTAEKLTRDINSDGRIDQYGMGLPLGKGEFTVFTWLPFMWSSGGELVNSDSPSAAGVVLQDSQPAIAALEFWRDLITSGAAVLSAPERGYETADLLAGKIAMQLNGPWSLGELQATGVDFAVFPIPIAQKPATSIGGENLFFFKTHRQREQAAFKFAEYVLSAEFQTELAKGTGYLPVNLKSRQSAKYQEFIQKLPQVQVFLDQAKYGRSRPNFPAYNRISENLGRAIEAVLLRKMSPTAALEASQQRLDLIFK
- a CDS encoding YebC/PmpR family DNA-binding transcriptional regulator → MAGHSKWANIKRQKAVVDAKRGKTFTQLSRAIIVAARSGIPDPSGNFQLRTAIDKAKAAGIPNENIERAIAKGAGTFGSDHHSLEAIRYEGYGIGGVAILIEALTDNRNRTAADLRAALSKNGGNLGETGCVSWMFAQKGVCVVSGIVDEELLLEASLEGGADYYEMSADEIAEVFTEIENLETLQQTLKEKSFSVTDVELRWIPSNYVEIIDPEQARSLLKLIDTLEALDDVQNVTSNLEMAEELMGRWGDGEVG
- a CDS encoding FAD-dependent hydroxylase — protein: MPLMQLSPTPSPLSIPTDKRGFDYDLVIVGGGITGLTLAAALKDSGLSVLLIEAKVASAAVAKGQAYAVHMLSALIYQGIGVWDKMLPQIAKYRQVRLSDGDYSQVVEFTTSDLGTPELGYVAEHQALLEPLQEFVQDCRHVTYLCPAEVVKTDYQTEMVAVDIKIAGEIRTIRSKLLVAADGSRSPIRQAAGIKTLGWKYWQSCIVAFVKPEKPHNDTAYEKFWTSGPFAILPLPGNRCRIVWTAPHEEAKALCALDDEQFLAELSRRYGDHMGKLELLGDRFIFPVQLMQSDRYVLPRLALIGDAAHNCHPVGGQGLNLGIRDAAALAQVLESATLAAEDIGKIQVLKRYERWRQLENLTILGFTDLLDRVFSNNFLPILLARRLGLWIMRRLPALKVFTLKLMIGLKGQTPELAKR
- a CDS encoding transglycosylase SLT domain-containing protein, yielding MLKHLKKNPVPIIAGAGLFAFLAGAMVSAPEIGKSLGQWLKPGDGKPEQISEATKAQSSVYPLVSESLPERAAKLAAIAQDSRSPDQKRARYLLASDYIERTQAKKALALLTGLEKDYPILAPYILLKQAQAEDMLGEEGKASDLRQKVLKQYPQTAAAVKAIYLIAQPKLQDTAIAKFPSHPLTWEIIRKRLQENPEQPQLQLILAKYATDQPGIVGVLDSLVKQPNLTPADWELIGAAYWLNSEFGKAAKAYTKAPPTAESLYRIGRGLQIEGKEKEKAIATYKQLLQQFPEARETGTALLRLAELAKTRKDAIPYLDQVVNKFPDIAGQALAEKAKILQGLKDNQSAAKTWQLLLSKHGNSEEAAEYRWKIAQEKAKAKDYLGAWQWAEPITTNNPNSILAPRAGFWVGRWATNLGKQQEAKTAYEYVLSQFPQSYYAWRSASTLGLNVGNFNTLRQMNPELVPFQRPVPTAGSETFKELYLLGQNRDAWLQWETEFQNKTKPTVAEQFTEGLMRLANGENLIGIDKISKLEDREIPAEQAEYQALSKQIIYWQARYPFPYFQEIVKWSNERKLNPLLVTALIRQESRFESKIKSVAGATGLMQVMPDTAKWIAPQIKLNTKDINLENPNNNIMLGTWYLDHTHEQYNNNTLLAIASYNAGPGNVSKWLQTLSTKDPDEFVEEIPFDETRNYVRQVLGNYWNYLRLYNPEISSIVSKYSAEHPKLPTQ
- a CDS encoding helix-turn-helix domain-containing protein, which codes for MKIRRYTDVEVMGLGAKIKQARNLDGRSVEILAGEAEISRSYWHDIEAEKVRDALPEVTLRKIERVLGVDFGISFNGEASNNSR